One segment of Salvia splendens isolate huo1 chromosome 20, SspV2, whole genome shotgun sequence DNA contains the following:
- the LOC121781756 gene encoding probable calcium-binding protein CML46 — protein MSSISLIIDSLKNMITFISLILSHLFHHPRPDFSQKSGRGPTTKSVAARITGNDVGVVMRRLRLPHHEPFSQDSVENIEGIFEGAEPVLEEVREAFRTFDENDDGFVDAEELEKVMSSLGLVGLSQQECERMIMVFDDDGDGRISFGEFVKLIEESFCC, from the coding sequence ATGTCATCAATTTCACTTATCATCGACTCTTTAAAAAATATGATCACATTCATATCTCTCATCTTATCCCATTTGTTTCATCATCCACGTCCCGACTTCTCCCAGAAGTCAGGCCGTGGACCCACCACCAAGAGCGTCGCTGCCAGAATCACTGGCAACGATGTTGGGGTCGTGATGAGGCGGCTGCGGCTGCCTCATCACGAGCCGTTCTCGCAGGACTCTGTCGAGAACATCGAAGGCATCTTCGAGGGGGCGGAGCCGGTGCTGGAGGAGGTGAGGGAGGCGTTTCGGACGTTCGACGAGAACGACGACGGGTTCGTGGATGCGGAGGAGTTGGAGAAGGTAATGAGCTCGCTAGGGTTGGTGGGGTTGTCTCAACAAGAGTGTGAGAGGATGATAATGGTGTttgatgatgatggtgatgGGAGGATTAGTTTTGGGGAGTTTGTGAAGCTTATTGAGGAAAGTTTTTGTTGCTAG
- the LOC121780967 gene encoding thioredoxin-like 1-2, chloroplastic, whose translation MSCLPAAFSVSGSSSLIVSNREKGSSIGGLQFRNPNSKEIWGNTRDFPDQRGFVTNWSNKAPNLDPVYAQGTSSFPKAKKWWEKSLQPNVIEIESAQELVEGLRNAGDGLVVLNFFSPGCGGCKALHPKICQLAESNPNTIFLPVNYEEHKPMCYALHVHVLPFFRFYTGADGKVCSFSCTNATIKKFKDALAKYGKERCSLAPAKGLEEKELVALASMDLISKDLEVREMAGAAKSTSFSKVELKEGTAMVAA comes from the exons ATGTCGTGTCTACCAGCTGCCTTCTCTGTTTCTGGTTCAAGCAGCCTGATCGTGAGCAATCGAGAGAAAGGGTCCTCGATTGGGGGTTTGCAGTTTAGGAACCCTAATTCGAAGGAAATTTGGGGGAACACTCGAGATTTCCCAGATCAGAGAGGCTTCGTCACCAATTGGAGCAACAAAGCCCCAAATTTGGACCCTGTTTAT GCACAAGGAACGAGTTCATTTCCAAAAGCAAAAAAATGGTGGGAGAAATCTCTGCAACCTAATGTGATTGAGATTGAATCAGCTCAAGAATTGGTGGAGGGTTTGAGGAATGCTGGTGATGGATTGGTTGTTCTGAATTTCTTCTCTCCTGGCTGTGGAGGGTGTAAAGCTTTGCATCCAAAG ATCTGTCAGCTTGCTGAATCAAACCCCAACACCATTTTCCTCCCTGTGAATTATGAAGAGCACAAACCCATGTGCTATGCCCTCCATGTTCATGTCTTGCCCTTCTTCAGATTCTATACAGGTGCAGATGGGAAAGTGTGCAGCTTCAGCTGCACCAATGCAACC ATCAAGAAATTCAAGGATGCATTGGCGAAGTATGGAAAGGAGCGATGCTCCCTCGCCCCGGCTAAGGGTTTGGAGGAGAAGGAGCTCGTGGCATTGGCATCGATGGATCTTATATCGAAGGATTTGGAGGTGCGAGAAATGGCTGGAGCTGCGAAATCGACCTCGTTTAGCAAGGTTGAGCTCAAGGAAGGCACTGCCATGGTTGCTGCATAG
- the LOC121781062 gene encoding uncharacterized protein LOC121781062 isoform X1, translated as MNPNSTTAGNRRKIKKSTPFPSTRRLRSTSPSRRVSPPPSAAAIGDGGLFVEELAQFEALRISPESPNPRSFPHNVKQQCWEKAEKIKGRDPDRWRRDSLGNILFRKLAGCPGCLCHDYDHIVPYSKGGKSTLENCQVLQATVNRFKGNRTEISKNELIQRSATCLVSGREMDFLELSSYGNVRRGQDSGGCKIQ; from the exons ATGAACCCAAATTCCACCACCGCCGGAAACCGCCGCAAGATAAAGAAATCCACGCCCTTCCCCTCCACGCGGCGGCTCCGGTCCACCAGCCCAAGCCGGAGGGTCTCCCCTCCACCCTCCGCAGCCGCAATCGGCGACGGCGGCCTCTTTGTGGAAGAGCTCGCGCAATTTGAGGCTCTTCGAATTTCGCCGGAGAGCCCGAACCCTAGGAGCTTCCCGCACAATGTGAAGCAGCAATGCTGGGAGAAGGCGGAGAAAATCAAGGGCCGCGATCCGGATAGGTGGCGGCGCGACTCCTTGGGCAACATTTTGTTCCGGAAACTCGCTGGCTGCCCAGGCTGCCTCTGCCATGATTACGATCACATTGTTCCTTATTCTAAG GGTGGGAAAAGCACCTTAGAAAATTGCCAAGTTTTGCAG GCAACTGTCAACCGATTCAAGGGAAACCGGACTGAGATCTCCAAAAATGAGCTTATTCAGAGGAGTGCTACTTGCCTTGTCTCAG GTCGCGAAATGGACTTTCTTGAGCTGTCGTCCTATGGTAATGTTCGTCGTGGCCAAGATTCCGGGGGATGTAAGATTCAATGA
- the LOC121781062 gene encoding uncharacterized protein LOC121781062 isoform X2, producing MNPNSTTAGNRRKIKKSTPFPSTRRLRSTSPSRRVSPPPSAAAIGDGGLFVEELAQFEALRISPESPNPRSFPHNVKQQCWEKAEKIKGRDPDRWRRDSLGNILFRKLAGCPGCLCHDYDHIVPYSKATVNRFKGNRTEISKNELIQRSATCLVSGREMDFLELSSYGNVRRGQDSGGCKIQ from the exons ATGAACCCAAATTCCACCACCGCCGGAAACCGCCGCAAGATAAAGAAATCCACGCCCTTCCCCTCCACGCGGCGGCTCCGGTCCACCAGCCCAAGCCGGAGGGTCTCCCCTCCACCCTCCGCAGCCGCAATCGGCGACGGCGGCCTCTTTGTGGAAGAGCTCGCGCAATTTGAGGCTCTTCGAATTTCGCCGGAGAGCCCGAACCCTAGGAGCTTCCCGCACAATGTGAAGCAGCAATGCTGGGAGAAGGCGGAGAAAATCAAGGGCCGCGATCCGGATAGGTGGCGGCGCGACTCCTTGGGCAACATTTTGTTCCGGAAACTCGCTGGCTGCCCAGGCTGCCTCTGCCATGATTACGATCACATTGTTCCTTATTCTAAG GCAACTGTCAACCGATTCAAGGGAAACCGGACTGAGATCTCCAAAAATGAGCTTATTCAGAGGAGTGCTACTTGCCTTGTCTCAG GTCGCGAAATGGACTTTCTTGAGCTGTCGTCCTATGGTAATGTTCGTCGTGGCCAAGATTCCGGGGGATGTAAGATTCAATGA